In Fibrobacter sp. UWR4, one DNA window encodes the following:
- a CDS encoding PHB depolymerase family esterase, giving the protein MKLSRIMGMAGGIAMFSSMAFGWSLSGQVVSEDGLGIPGVAINSFNYAGLAAESDANGVFSISNETDAIFGIAPKSGLSVQKQGNLLNIVNQSGKEIRATLMDALGKITFQDNFSSPNATIDLQKLGNQKMMILRVSVQNASENYVITKQGVAKNALLKEGDPMATLQFSKDGYANTVYTMARDVETNVKITMRKSSPNPFIPFQSSSSTKPVSSSSKPQVASSSSATPVQSSSSKIPESISCIGKTYQAGDHRMSVNVDGKSRTFIMHVPSQYKGDKAVPLVVDYHPIGGSGQGQLSGTTYKNLTDQEGVISLYPDGTGGKSMMGAGWNVGPCCSNDDDVKFSREMIKQVEEKVCIDTKRVYATGFSMGGGMSNHVACYMSDIYAAVAPAAMDLNRTNSATCNPERPISIIMFRGTADNVCRYQGGDSGFNDGLNFLGAEGNFKFWAEKNGCTGSPTTNSNGCQEYSNCKDGTKVVLCTKQGGGHEQGDGKVGWPFLKSFTMP; this is encoded by the coding sequence ATGAAATTATCCCGCATCATGGGAATGGCTGGCGGAATCGCCATGTTTTCCTCAATGGCATTTGGCTGGAGCCTATCCGGGCAGGTCGTCTCGGAAGACGGTCTTGGAATTCCCGGAGTAGCCATTAATTCATTCAATTATGCAGGTTTGGCAGCAGAATCGGACGCAAATGGCGTTTTTTCCATCTCTAACGAAACCGACGCCATTTTCGGCATCGCCCCCAAATCCGGGCTTTCCGTCCAAAAGCAGGGAAACTTACTGAACATTGTTAACCAGAGCGGCAAGGAAATCAGGGCTACTCTGATGGATGCCCTTGGCAAAATCACCTTCCAGGACAACTTCAGCTCCCCGAACGCCACTATTGACTTACAGAAACTTGGCAACCAGAAAATGATGATTCTGCGAGTTTCCGTCCAAAACGCAAGCGAAAACTACGTGATTACCAAGCAGGGCGTCGCAAAGAACGCTCTCTTAAAAGAGGGCGACCCCATGGCAACGCTGCAGTTTTCCAAGGACGGATACGCCAACACCGTCTACACCATGGCAAGGGATGTGGAAACCAACGTGAAAATCACCATGAGGAAATCCAGCCCCAATCCGTTTATTCCTTTCCAGTCCAGCTCAAGCACCAAGCCTGTTTCCAGCTCCAGCAAGCCCCAGGTGGCATCAAGCTCCAGTGCAACACCCGTCCAGTCCAGTTCCAGCAAGATTCCTGAATCCATCAGCTGCATCGGGAAAACTTACCAGGCCGGAGACCACAGGATGAGTGTGAATGTGGACGGCAAGAGCCGTACTTTCATTATGCACGTCCCCAGCCAGTACAAGGGCGACAAGGCTGTACCTCTGGTTGTTGACTATCACCCCATTGGAGGTTCCGGCCAGGGACAGCTCAGCGGCACCACCTACAAGAACTTGACCGACCAGGAAGGCGTCATTTCTCTGTACCCCGATGGTACTGGCGGAAAGTCCATGATGGGCGCCGGCTGGAATGTGGGTCCCTGCTGCTCCAACGACGATGACGTGAAATTCTCCCGAGAAATGATTAAACAGGTGGAAGAAAAAGTCTGTATTGACACCAAGCGCGTTTATGCAACTGGATTTTCCATGGGCGGCGGCATGAGCAACCACGTAGCCTGCTACATGTCCGACATCTACGCGGCAGTGGCACCTGCCGCAATGGACTTGAATAGAACTAACAGCGCCACCTGCAATCCGGAACGTCCCATTTCCATCATCATGTTCCGCGGCACAGCCGACAACGTTTGCCGTTACCAGGGTGGTGACAGTGGTTTCAATGACGGTTTGAACTTCCTGGGTGCCGAAGGCAACTTCAAGTTCTGGGCAGAAAAGAACGGTTGTACCGGCAGCCCCACAACCAATTCCAATGGTTGCCAGGAATACTCCAACTGCAAGGACGGCACCAAGGTCGTTCTCTGCACCAAGCAGGGTGGCGGCCATGAACAGGGCGACGGCAAGGTCGGTTGGCCTTTCCTGAAGTCCTTCACCATGCCGTAA